A genomic segment from Odontesthes bonariensis isolate fOdoBon6 chromosome 8, fOdoBon6.hap1, whole genome shotgun sequence encodes:
- the gxylt1b gene encoding glucoside xylosyltransferase 1 isoform X1, translating to MRRYIRALMLCMVFAVFSGLYVYSKLFFSDVSAGANGPKRVFIPPKDPGARRGAADKNGHQNPRWYNRYIMRQRGQMEAAAHGVQRRPEPPMNLAVVACGERLEETLTMIKSAVLFTIKPLYLHIFAEDQLHASFMEALESWTGSVRSKFNYTVYAISFPSDNAAEWKKLFKPCASQRLFLPLILKDFDSIVYVDSDILFLQPVDHLWAFLSQFNPTQLAAMAPEHEEPRIAWYNRFARHPFYGRTGINSGVMLMNMTRMRSAFFRNDMTSVGLRWEELLMPLLQKYKLNITWGDQDLLNIIFHHNPEFLQEFPCKWNYRPDHCIYGSNCASAEEDGIYVLHGNRGVYHDNKQPAFRAVYEAIKKYAFGTNPVTSLLDPLEEELLKTTHTYCGKSHTLFTKTLSHSLANVNGKAPRGR from the exons ATGCGGCGTTACATACGTGCACTGATGCTGTGCATGGTATTTGCCGTGTTTTCGGGCTTATACGTGTACAGTAAGCTGTTTTTCTCGGACGTGTCGGCCGGGGCAAACGGACCGAAGAGGGTATTCATCCCACCGAAAGACCCCGGAGCCAGGCGAGGGGCCGCGGACAAGAATGGGCACCAAAATCCACGCTGGTACAATAG GTACATCATGCGTCAGCGTGGTCAGATGGAGGCAGCTGCTCACGGCGTTCAGAGGAGACCTGAGCCTCCCATGAACCTGGCCGTGGTGGCCTGTGGAGAGAGGCTGGAGGAGACTCTCACCATGATCAAATCCGCTGTGCTTTTCACCATCAAGCCCCTCTACCTGCACATCTTCGCTGAGGATCAGCTCCACGCCAGCTTCATGGAAGCC TTGGAGTCGTGGACGGGTTCTGTTCGCTCCAAGTTCAACTACACAGTGTACGCCATCAGCTTCCCCAGTGACAACGCAGCCGAGTGGAAGAAACTCTTCAAACCCTGCGCTTCTCAGAGGCTCTTCTTACCT CTAATCTTAAAAGATTTCGACTCGATCGTGTACGTCGACTCAGACATCCTCTTCCTGCAGCCTGTCGACCACCTGTGGGCCTTCCTGTCGCAGTTTAATCCCACTCAGCTGGCTGCCATGGCCCCAGAGCACGAGGAGCCCCGCATCGCCTGGTACAACCGCTTCGCCCGGCACCCGTTCTACGGCCGGACGGGCATCAACTCAGGCGTCATGCTCATGAACATGACCAGGATGAGGAGCGCGTTTTTCAGG AATGACATGACTTCGGTGGGGCTGCGCTGGGAAGAGCTGCTGATGCCTCTACTCCAGAAATACAAACTGAATATAACCTGGGGAGACCAGGACCTTCTCAATATCATTTTTCACCACAACCCTG AGTTCTTGCAGGAGTTTCCGTGCAAGTGGAACTATCGCCCAGATCACTGCATCTATGGCAGTAACTGTGCCTCTGCTGAGGAGGACGGCATCTACGTATTGCATGGAAACAGAGGGGTTTACCATGACAACAAACAACCTGCTTTCAGGGCCGTTTACGAGGCCATAAAAaag TACGCGTTTGGCACCAACCCTGTCACTTCTTTGTTGGATCCTTTGGAGGAGGAACTTCTGAAGACGACGCACACTTACTGCGGCAAATCCCACACCCTCTTCACAAAGACGCTGAGCCACAGTCTGGCGAACGTCAACGGGAAAGCTCCACGTGGACGATGA
- the yaf2 gene encoding YY1-associated factor 2 isoform X1 has product MGDKRSPTRPKRQPKPSSDEGFWDCSVCTYKNTAEAFKCMMCDVRKGTSTSGDLFVERVMDCTQTFWKPRPVSQLVSQQQVTQQFVLPSQPKKEKKERVERDKSDREPALKKNGHKKMRPRLKNIDRSSAQHLEVTVGDLTVIITDFKEKAKPSSTSTTSSSSASSADHLSQNGSSSENTERGLSRSSSPRGEGSSVNGESH; this is encoded by the exons ATGGGCGACAAGAGGAGCCCCACAAG GCCGAAGCGTCAACCGAAGCCCTCCTCCGACGAGGGGTTTTGGGACTGCAGCGTGTGTACGTACAAGAACACGGCAGAGGCTTTTAAGTGCATGATGTGTGATGTCAGGAAGGGGACATCAACAAG TGGGGATCTCTTTGTGGAAAGGGTTATGGATTGCACTCAGACTTTCTG GAAGCCTCGACCCGTCTCCCAGCTCGTCTCTCAGCAGCAGGTAACGCAGCAGTTTGTGCTGCCGTCGCAGcccaagaaagaaaagaaggagcGAGTCGAGAGGGACAAGAGTGACAGAGAGCCGGCGCTCAAGAAGAACGGCCACAAGAAGATGAG GCCGAGATTAAAAAACATCGACCGGAGCAGCGCCCAGCACCTGGAGGTGACGGTTGGGGACCTGACAGTCATCATAACGGACTTTAAGGAGAAGGCCAAGCCCTCGTCCACTTCGACCACTTCCTCCAGTTCCGCCTCTTCGGCCGACCACCTCAGCCAGAACGGCTCCAGCTCAgaaaacacagagaggggcttgtCCCGCTCCTCCTCGCCTAGAGGAGAGGGCAGCTCGGTCAACGGGGAATCCCACTGA
- the zcrb1 gene encoding zinc finger CCHC-type and RNA-binding motif-containing protein 1, with protein MSGGLAPSKSTVYVSNLPFSLTNNDLHKLFTKYGKVVKVTIVKDKDTRQSKGVAFVLFLDRESAHNCARAINNKQLFGRTVKASIAVDNGRATEFIRRRNYTDKSKCYECGDVGHLSYACPKNMLGEREPPKKKEKKKKKRAQEPEHVEEDEESEEEGEDPALDSLSQAIAFQQARIEEEEKRKRQAEEDRAHASTSSDSKKPRIKKSAYFSDEEELSD; from the exons ATGAGCGGGGGTTTAGCACCAAGCAAAAGCACAGTGTATGTGTCAAATTTGCCGTTCTCTCTGACCAACAATGACCTACACAAG CTCTTCACTAAATATGGAAAAGTCGTAAA GGTTACAATTGTCAAGGATAAAGATACTCGCCAGAGTAAAGGAGTGGCGTTTGTACTCTTTCTGGACAGAGAATCAGCTCATAACTGTGCAAGAGCAATTAACAACAAGCAG TTATTTGGCAGGACGGTAAAAGCCAGCATTGCCGTAGACAATGGGCGAGCAACTGAGTTTATAAGGAGACGGAACTACACGGATAAATCTAAATGCTATGAATGTGGG GATGTAGGACATCTGAGCTACGCATGCCCCAAAAACATGTTGGGAGAGAGGGAGCCTccaaagaagaaggaaaagaaaaaaaagaaaagggcacAAGAACCTGAGCATGT tGAAGAAGATGAAGAAAGTGAAGAAGAGGGAGAGGACCCAGCTTTAGATAGTCTAAGTCAAGCCATAGCTTTTCAG CAAGCTCGTATCgaggaagaggagaaaaggAAGAGGCAGGCAGAAGAGGACAGGGCTCACGCTTCGACATCCTCAGACTCTAAGAAACCAAGGATAAAAAAGAGCGCATACTTCAGTGACGAGGAGGAGCTCAGCGACTAA
- the gxylt1b gene encoding glucoside xylosyltransferase 1 isoform X2 produces MRRYIRALMLCMVFAVFSGLYVYSKLFFSDVSAGANGPKRVFIPPKDPGARRGAADKNGHQNPRWYIMRQRGQMEAAAHGVQRRPEPPMNLAVVACGERLEETLTMIKSAVLFTIKPLYLHIFAEDQLHASFMEALESWTGSVRSKFNYTVYAISFPSDNAAEWKKLFKPCASQRLFLPLILKDFDSIVYVDSDILFLQPVDHLWAFLSQFNPTQLAAMAPEHEEPRIAWYNRFARHPFYGRTGINSGVMLMNMTRMRSAFFRNDMTSVGLRWEELLMPLLQKYKLNITWGDQDLLNIIFHHNPEFLQEFPCKWNYRPDHCIYGSNCASAEEDGIYVLHGNRGVYHDNKQPAFRAVYEAIKKYAFGTNPVTSLLDPLEEELLKTTHTYCGKSHTLFTKTLSHSLANVNGKAPRGR; encoded by the exons ATGCGGCGTTACATACGTGCACTGATGCTGTGCATGGTATTTGCCGTGTTTTCGGGCTTATACGTGTACAGTAAGCTGTTTTTCTCGGACGTGTCGGCCGGGGCAAACGGACCGAAGAGGGTATTCATCCCACCGAAAGACCCCGGAGCCAGGCGAGGGGCCGCGGACAAGAATGGGCACCAAAATCCACGCTG GTACATCATGCGTCAGCGTGGTCAGATGGAGGCAGCTGCTCACGGCGTTCAGAGGAGACCTGAGCCTCCCATGAACCTGGCCGTGGTGGCCTGTGGAGAGAGGCTGGAGGAGACTCTCACCATGATCAAATCCGCTGTGCTTTTCACCATCAAGCCCCTCTACCTGCACATCTTCGCTGAGGATCAGCTCCACGCCAGCTTCATGGAAGCC TTGGAGTCGTGGACGGGTTCTGTTCGCTCCAAGTTCAACTACACAGTGTACGCCATCAGCTTCCCCAGTGACAACGCAGCCGAGTGGAAGAAACTCTTCAAACCCTGCGCTTCTCAGAGGCTCTTCTTACCT CTAATCTTAAAAGATTTCGACTCGATCGTGTACGTCGACTCAGACATCCTCTTCCTGCAGCCTGTCGACCACCTGTGGGCCTTCCTGTCGCAGTTTAATCCCACTCAGCTGGCTGCCATGGCCCCAGAGCACGAGGAGCCCCGCATCGCCTGGTACAACCGCTTCGCCCGGCACCCGTTCTACGGCCGGACGGGCATCAACTCAGGCGTCATGCTCATGAACATGACCAGGATGAGGAGCGCGTTTTTCAGG AATGACATGACTTCGGTGGGGCTGCGCTGGGAAGAGCTGCTGATGCCTCTACTCCAGAAATACAAACTGAATATAACCTGGGGAGACCAGGACCTTCTCAATATCATTTTTCACCACAACCCTG AGTTCTTGCAGGAGTTTCCGTGCAAGTGGAACTATCGCCCAGATCACTGCATCTATGGCAGTAACTGTGCCTCTGCTGAGGAGGACGGCATCTACGTATTGCATGGAAACAGAGGGGTTTACCATGACAACAAACAACCTGCTTTCAGGGCCGTTTACGAGGCCATAAAAaag TACGCGTTTGGCACCAACCCTGTCACTTCTTTGTTGGATCCTTTGGAGGAGGAACTTCTGAAGACGACGCACACTTACTGCGGCAAATCCCACACCCTCTTCACAAAGACGCTGAGCCACAGTCTGGCGAACGTCAACGGGAAAGCTCCACGTGGACGATGA
- the yaf2 gene encoding YY1-associated factor 2 isoform X3: MSVYMTNQNPRRKPRPVSQLVSQQQVTQQFVLPSQPKKEKKERVERDKSDREPALKKNGHKKMRPRLKNIDRSSAQHLEVTVGDLTVIITDFKEKAKPSSTSTTSSSSASSADHLSQNGSSSENTERGLSRSSSPRGEGSSVNGESH, encoded by the exons ATGAGTGTCTATATGACCAATCAAAACCCAAGAAG GAAGCCTCGACCCGTCTCCCAGCTCGTCTCTCAGCAGCAGGTAACGCAGCAGTTTGTGCTGCCGTCGCAGcccaagaaagaaaagaaggagcGAGTCGAGAGGGACAAGAGTGACAGAGAGCCGGCGCTCAAGAAGAACGGCCACAAGAAGATGAG GCCGAGATTAAAAAACATCGACCGGAGCAGCGCCCAGCACCTGGAGGTGACGGTTGGGGACCTGACAGTCATCATAACGGACTTTAAGGAGAAGGCCAAGCCCTCGTCCACTTCGACCACTTCCTCCAGTTCCGCCTCTTCGGCCGACCACCTCAGCCAGAACGGCTCCAGCTCAgaaaacacagagaggggcttgtCCCGCTCCTCCTCGCCTAGAGGAGAGGGCAGCTCGGTCAACGGGGAATCCCACTGA
- the yaf2 gene encoding YY1-associated factor 2 isoform X2, with protein sequence MGDKRSPTRPKRQPKPSSDEGFWDCSVCTYKNTAEAFKCMMCDVRKGTSTRKPRPVSQLVSQQQVTQQFVLPSQPKKEKKERVERDKSDREPALKKNGHKKMRPRLKNIDRSSAQHLEVTVGDLTVIITDFKEKAKPSSTSTTSSSSASSADHLSQNGSSSENTERGLSRSSSPRGEGSSVNGESH encoded by the exons ATGGGCGACAAGAGGAGCCCCACAAG GCCGAAGCGTCAACCGAAGCCCTCCTCCGACGAGGGGTTTTGGGACTGCAGCGTGTGTACGTACAAGAACACGGCAGAGGCTTTTAAGTGCATGATGTGTGATGTCAGGAAGGGGACATCAACAAG GAAGCCTCGACCCGTCTCCCAGCTCGTCTCTCAGCAGCAGGTAACGCAGCAGTTTGTGCTGCCGTCGCAGcccaagaaagaaaagaaggagcGAGTCGAGAGGGACAAGAGTGACAGAGAGCCGGCGCTCAAGAAGAACGGCCACAAGAAGATGAG GCCGAGATTAAAAAACATCGACCGGAGCAGCGCCCAGCACCTGGAGGTGACGGTTGGGGACCTGACAGTCATCATAACGGACTTTAAGGAGAAGGCCAAGCCCTCGTCCACTTCGACCACTTCCTCCAGTTCCGCCTCTTCGGCCGACCACCTCAGCCAGAACGGCTCCAGCTCAgaaaacacagagaggggcttgtCCCGCTCCTCCTCGCCTAGAGGAGAGGGCAGCTCGGTCAACGGGGAATCCCACTGA